One Novosphingobium sp. 9U genomic window, CCGCTGAGCACACGAGCGGATATCGCGCTGCCCTGGCCCAGCACGAAGGCGGGCGGCACGTCGGCCTCGCACGGGGTGCGCAGGAACTCCAACGGCTCGGCAGACGCGCCGGCGGTGGTGCGCAATGCATGCGCCTCACCCGAGAGGATGGCGACGGCATCTCCCGCGCCCAGTTCCAGCTGCATTCCGCTGACACCCGCAAGGCGGACGGTGCCATGGATGACGGCGTGGACGTGCACCGACCCGGCCGCCGCGGGGATCGCGAGGCCGGCGGGTGCGGCAAGGTCGGCATAGCACCACGTCCGGCCCGCCAGGCGCAGCCCCGCCAGCAGCTCGGAAAGCGAGCGGTCGGATGGCCGATGGCCTGGCATGCGTCTCCCACCTTCGGTTTCGCCGCCGAGCTTATGCCATTGCCGCGCCCGGTCAATCGCGCCAACAAGCGTGGCGAGGGAGGAAATCGGGCAATGCCGACGCTGGAGATCACGATCGACGTCAGCGATGCCGCGCGCCTGGGCGTCGCCGCGCACATCGCGGCCACCGTGACCCTGCCCGAGCACGCGCCCGTTGATCACCCCATAGTGTGCTTCGCACGGCCGAGCAGCAGCTACACGCGCGCCTACTATACGCACGACCTGCCCGGTGCCGGTGCTGGCGCCCAGGCTGCGTTCCACGCCGCCCGCGGCTGGATCTTCGTCGCGCTCGATACACTGGGCTGCGACCGCTCGCCCGAGGCCGAGGCGCTTGATCGCGAGCGGCTCGACTTCGCGACGCTGGCCGCCGCCGCCCATGCCGCCGAGCAAGACATCCTCGCCCGGCTGGCGAACGGCGTGCTGCTGGCCGGTTATCCGCCGGTGATCCAGCCGACGGTGCTGGGCCTGGGCCTGGCTCTCGGCGGAGCGCTGGCGATCTACCAGCAGGCGCGGCACCGCAGCTATCATCGGCTGGGCGTGCTGGGCTTCAGCGCCGTGCACACCCATCCGCTGGCGCCGCCGGGCGGAGAGCTGGTGACCGTGGGCTGGTACCCGCGCGACGCGGGGCTGGAGACTGGATGGGGCGAGGGCGCCGAGCCGCTCAACGCCGAGGCGCTGGCCGCGGCGGAGCGGAGCGGACGGGGCGGTGCGGCCTGGGCGGCGCTGGCCTGGGGCTTCCACTATGACGACGTGCCGCGCGAGGTGGTCGAGCGCGACTTGCGCCACTACGACGCGATTGCGGGCGGCACCGCCGAGCATGGCGACGATGGGCCCTGGTACGCCCGCCGCACGCCCGAGCGCGCCGCCCGCTCCACGCTGACGCCCGGCGTGGTCGCGACCGAGGCTGCGGCGATCACGGTGCCGGTGCTGGCCGCGATGGGCGAGCGCGATCTCGTGCCCGATCCGGCTGGTGAGGCGCGCGCCTACCGCTCGGCCAGCAGCATGGACTTGTTCGTCTGCCCGCGCATGGGCCACGTCCACAACATGGCCGGCACGCGCGCATTGCTGTGGGAGCGGCTGGACTTGTTCGGGCAGTGGTGTGCGGCGGTGCGCGCTGCAAGTTGAGCCGAGAGGTCAGGGTTCCTGCCTCTCCCTTCAAGGGGAGAGGGCGACTGGCGGCTGGTGTGCGCCTTACAACTCGCGCGTCATGCACATGCTGAAGTCGTCGGACACATAGTCCCCGAACGGCGCGCATTCGACGAAGCCGTTCGCCCGGTAGAGCGCCTGCGCGGGGTGGAACGGCGCAGGCCGGCCGGTCTCCAGGCTCACCCGTGTGTAGCCCCGCGCCCGCGCCTCGGCGAGCAGGCGGTCGAGGATCGCCTTGCCTACGCCCCGGCCGCGATACTCCGGCGCGGCGCGCATCGATTTCAGCTCACCATGCTCCTCGCCCAAGTGCTTGATCGCGCCGCAGCCCGCGAGCGTTTCGCGCTCTCCCTCCCTGGCCCAGGCCGAGAAGAACGCGAGATCGGGCTGGCGCAGCCGCTCGGCTGGCATGGCGTGGACGCTTTGGGGCGGACTCCACTGGTGCATGTCGTCGAGGTGCAGCTGGAGCAGTGCCAGGATCTCAGGGCCCGTGAGGTCGTCGGGCACGATCCGCAGGTCGGCGATCATGGTGGGTCCCCCGCATGCTTGTCGGCCTTGCGCCGGCCCATTCGCATGCCCGCTTCCAGCCGGGCGCGCAACTGGGCGTAGTAGGCCTCCAGGAACGCACGCGATTCGGGCACCCAGGGATCGCGGCCGATCTTGGCGGCGATGGTCGCTTGCACCGATTCGATCGCCGCCTCGCGGTCCTCGCGCAGGATGCGCTCGAGCGTCTGCAGCTCGTATTCGCCGTAGACCGCCAGCTCGGCCTCGGTGAACCGGTAGGCGGACGCCTCAGCCGCGGGCCTGGCCGGCACGCTCATCGTCGGCTCCAGCTTGCGGCGCGGCGCTTCGACCACCCAGGTTCCCGCGATCACGTCCCCGGCCCGCAGCCGGTCGCGGTTGAAGCAGGGGAACAGCAGGAACATCGCGAACCAGGCGGTGGCGGCGAGCCACGCCGGCGGGCTGTCCACCCCGGCAGAGGCGATGAAGGCAACTGGCAGGAACAGCTCGATATCGCGCAGTAGGTTGCGCGCGATCACCATCTCTGCCGTGAGGCGGCCGCCGTCGCGCGCGGCGATGCGGATGCCATTCACCCGCTTTCCAGGCGTCGCACCGCGCGGACCCAGCTCGAACCACAGGAACCAGGCGTAGCGCGCGAGGAAAGCGGTGATCATCCAGACCACAATCAGGAACTGCAATGCGGCAGGCGCCTCGCCACCGCTGCCGAAGCGCCCGATCAACTGTGCGACACCGCCTGCGAGCGAGATCAGCGCGATCGTCACCGCCACGAACACGGCGCCCAGGAACACAAAGTCGAGCATCAGCGCCCCGGCGCGGGCGCCGCGGCTCGCGACAGTCAGCGGCAGCGCGACGCCTTCGGGGGTGACCAGCACACGGTCGCGCACGCTGCGCCGGTACCGCGTCGGCATGGCGGCG contains:
- a CDS encoding GNAT family N-acetyltransferase, which codes for MIADLRIVPDDLTGPEILALLQLHLDDMHQWSPPQSVHAMPAERLRQPDLAFFSAWAREGERETLAGCGAIKHLGEEHGELKSMRAAPEYRGRGVGKAILDRLLAEARARGYTRVSLETGRPAPFHPAQALYRANGFVECAPFGDYVSDDFSMCMTREL
- a CDS encoding RDD family protein, with the protein product MARTAAMPTRYRRSVRDRVLVTPEGVALPLTVASRGARAGALMLDFVFLGAVFVAVTIALISLAGGVAQLIGRFGSGGEAPAALQFLIVVWMITAFLARYAWFLWFELGPRGATPGKRVNGIRIAARDGGRLTAEMVIARNLLRDIELFLPVAFIASAGVDSPPAWLAATAWFAMFLLFPCFNRDRLRAGDVIAGTWVVEAPRRKLEPTMSVPARPAAEASAYRFTEAELAVYGEYELQTLERILREDREAAIESVQATIAAKIGRDPWVPESRAFLEAYYAQLRARLEAGMRMGRRKADKHAGDPP